In Marinitoga hydrogenitolerans DSM 16785, one genomic interval encodes:
- a CDS encoding helix-turn-helix domain-containing protein — protein MRKKNQEIFHILAYYGSFAKPFLNLMILKTTHDGWHHLFKSLEYDWKRNRKEALIEIEKGLIHNNSKTLHYILLAKKLSYLFLIKDYDNAKNLYFYLKENYSKIPKNSRKIVSSVLINIENIMEWNEKTRLWGKIYESDPSTEAFIYLGKARKKIKGKEYEDAWKYFEKSYKLSKEIPHRVGIINSLNDWSWYLKSFDLEKAIYLSKKLMYYTGYYFENNMNYFDIFDTFFEVNNENIGKLYSYAPIISYYWGRLPEKGKRNSKENYVSMFNYLKKFVVTKESSYKITEELRTFIKNYIVNISEVSKKINISRKSLSAIINGKVKEIKGNTIRKLIVGLNITPDIFSPFAIINEYGKLYFEKEFNKVVIKLKEMDFEKRKRLFVHMYIASLNKPNVILSDIKDLTFSDDFYVKWFIIEMLKGNEFINARKELARHFFERMKKSSYNEFIANYFNLNKKEKKLMDIFVRNYSRYDIKWNIRIELPEFLIRIVEKYSLKKMPTTLSYWYYENGADRRKLLNILTKF, from the coding sequence ATGAGAAAGAAAAATCAGGAAATTTTCCATATTTTAGCATATTATGGGTCATTTGCAAAACCTTTTTTAAACTTAATGATATTAAAAACTACTCACGATGGTTGGCATCACCTTTTTAAAAGTTTGGAATATGACTGGAAACGAAATAGAAAAGAAGCTTTAATAGAAATAGAAAAGGGTTTAATACATAATAATTCAAAAACATTACATTATATACTTTTAGCAAAAAAGTTATCTTATCTATTTTTAATAAAAGACTATGATAATGCTAAAAATCTTTATTTTTATCTAAAAGAAAATTATTCGAAGATTCCAAAAAATTCCAGAAAAATAGTTTCTTCTGTTTTGATTAATATAGAAAATATAATGGAATGGAATGAAAAAACAAGACTTTGGGGTAAAATATATGAATCTGATCCTTCAACAGAAGCATTTATTTATTTGGGAAAGGCGAGAAAGAAAATAAAAGGAAAAGAATATGAAGATGCATGGAAATATTTTGAAAAATCATATAAATTATCAAAAGAAATTCCTCATAGAGTTGGAATAATTAATTCTTTAAATGATTGGTCATGGTATTTAAAGTCATTTGACTTAGAAAAAGCGATATATCTTTCAAAAAAATTGATGTATTATACTGGATATTATTTTGAAAATAACATGAATTATTTTGATATTTTCGATACATTTTTTGAAGTGAATAATGAAAATATTGGGAAATTATACTCATATGCTCCAATAATCTCTTATTATTGGGGAAGGTTGCCAGAAAAAGGAAAAAGGAATTCAAAAGAAAATTATGTTTCAATGTTTAATTATTTAAAAAAGTTTGTAGTTACAAAAGAATCTTCATATAAAATTACTGAAGAATTGAGAACTTTTATTAAAAATTATATAGTTAATATATCAGAAGTATCAAAAAAAATAAATATTTCGAGGAAAAGTCTTTCAGCTATTATAAACGGAAAAGTAAAAGAGATAAAAGGAAATACAATTAGGAAACTTATTGTAGGTTTGAATATTACACCAGATATATTTTCACCTTTTGCAATAATAAATGAATATGGTAAATTATATTTTGAAAAAGAATTCAATAAAGTTGTGATAAAATTAAAAGAAATGGATTTTGAAAAAAGAAAAAGACTTTTTGTTCATATGTATATAGCAAGCTTAAATAAACCAAATGTAATATTAAGTGATATAAAAGATTTAACCTTTAGCGATGACTTTTATGTGAAATGGTTTATAATAGAAATGTTAAAAGGTAATGAATTTATAAATGCAAGAAAAGAATTAGCAAGGCATTTCTTTGAAAGAATGAAAAAGTCCAGTTATAATGAATTTATAGCTAACTATTTTAATTTAAATAAAAAAGAAAAGAAGTTGATGGATATATTTGTAAGAAATTATTCTAGATATGATATCAAGTGGAATATCAGAATAGAATTACCAGAATTTTTAATAAGGATTGTTGAAAAATATTCTTTAAAAAAAATGCCGACAACTCTTTCGTATTGGTATTATGAAAATGGTGCTGATAGAAGAAAATTATTAAATATTTTAACCAAATTTTAG
- a CDS encoding HD-GYP domain-containing protein: MKKDTLIVAVVFFNITIFGNNIDKTISFQNGIFYYILLFLLVVTSIIITLFIDRKTLKKKYLEKENELKGLNLDLDSANKELEDSYKKIEKLNSSIIKILELSSFFAAPKLMEKDFEKKVLDLAIEIIEPAKNGSIFLFNDDNAKMVYARGYDYNKINELKLKKQDLIVPEKSKIIKEIHNVNKYRMSEDLFNEFHKLGGNLKETLITPIIFNSETFGIITLDIHKNESTKRFEDYHTKIMDYFGKTFAGFLKMLNFIKQEGKFHKDIALTLVKALEYYDDYTRGHSERVANWASLVAEKMNMDKEKIERIYWAGVLHDIGKIFIPQTILNKSGRLTPEEYEKIKLHPVKGEELIDKVEEMADISKIIRHHHERWDGTGYPDGLLRENIPLESRILAVADSFDAMISKRPYKKPLTKKEAIFELKRLSMKQFDGKVVSAFIEIIEKEDI; the protein is encoded by the coding sequence ATGAAAAAAGATACTCTCATAGTCGCAGTTGTGTTTTTTAATATCACTATATTTGGAAATAATATAGATAAAACAATCTCATTTCAAAATGGGATCTTTTATTATATCCTTTTATTTTTACTTGTCGTAACTTCTATTATTATTACACTCTTTATTGACAGAAAAACCTTAAAGAAGAAATATTTAGAAAAAGAAAATGAATTAAAAGGTTTAAATTTAGACTTAGACAGTGCTAATAAAGAGTTAGAAGATTCTTATAAAAAAATAGAAAAATTAAATTCTTCTATAATAAAAATCCTTGAATTGTCTTCATTCTTTGCTGCACCAAAATTAATGGAGAAAGATTTTGAAAAAAAAGTTTTAGATTTAGCTATTGAAATAATAGAACCTGCAAAAAATGGCTCAATATTTTTATTTAACGATGATAATGCAAAAATGGTTTATGCCAGAGGTTATGATTATAATAAAATTAATGAATTAAAGTTAAAAAAGCAGGATCTTATTGTTCCCGAAAAATCTAAAATAATAAAAGAAATTCATAATGTTAATAAATATAGAATGTCTGAAGATTTATTTAATGAATTTCATAAATTAGGTGGAAATTTAAAAGAAACTCTTATTACTCCTATTATCTTTAATAGTGAAACCTTTGGTATTATAACTTTAGATATTCACAAAAACGAGTCTACAAAAAGATTTGAAGATTATCATACAAAAATTATGGATTATTTTGGTAAAACTTTTGCGGGTTTTTTAAAAATGCTAAATTTTATAAAACAAGAAGGAAAATTCCATAAAGATATTGCATTGACTCTGGTAAAAGCTTTGGAATATTACGATGATTATACTAGAGGTCATTCTGAAAGAGTTGCAAATTGGGCTTCGTTGGTTGCTGAAAAAATGAATATGGATAAAGAAAAAATAGAAAGAATATATTGGGCTGGCGTGTTACATGATATAGGAAAAATTTTTATTCCTCAAACTATATTAAATAAGTCCGGAAGATTGACTCCAGAAGAATATGAAAAAATAAAACTTCATCCTGTAAAAGGAGAAGAATTAATTGATAAAGTTGAAGAAATGGCGGATATTTCAAAAATCATACGCCACCATCATGAAAGATGGGATGGAACAGGATATCCAGATGGTTTGCTCAGAGAAAATATTCCTTTAGAGTCAAGAATATTAGCTGTTGCTGATAGCTTTGATGCAATGATCAGCAAAAGACCTTATAAAAAACCACTTACAAAAAAAGAAGCTATCTTTGAATTAAAGCGCTTATCAATGAAACAATTTGATGGGAAGGTTGTATCCGCATTTATAGAAATAATAGAAAAAGAAGATATATAA
- a CDS encoding MFS transporter yields the protein MRKLLYYTLLSSIAQSIYRIVFNLFLRDIGFNNAFISHITSLEMVGSAFLGLLIGVLGDKFGKKLMLIISSVTFAIITFLRISIPTESILIYTALINGGVLTSRMILLNSLIVDITTHENRGKYFGYNFGLFMGSGLIGNLIGGALGEIVGFNVALLITGITHLASNFFLLLVHENKQHHSQVSIKEIFNLKEFNKLQGHIIKIHLIRTFLIGFGAGLFVNFGNIIFKDLFNMQPTIIGVALAIAQFGASLGSIFSSKLSKKFGAYQFTFLLNMLVIPLIISFAYVRDPYLFTVLYALRFSFMNMTNPVSTTIIMSYIPQNKITTISSIRNFLNFIARSFAALIFGYITSFSGGYTYLFLISALFYFISLLLLRNLFKPILKDEVFLKLYEKPIK from the coding sequence ATGAGAAAATTGTTATATTATACACTTTTAAGTAGTATTGCACAATCTATATATAGAATTGTTTTTAATCTTTTTTTAAGAGATATAGGATTTAATAATGCATTTATTAGCCATATAACCTCTTTAGAAATGGTTGGATCAGCATTTTTAGGATTGTTAATCGGAGTACTGGGAGATAAATTTGGTAAAAAGTTAATGTTAATTATTTCTTCTGTAACTTTTGCAATTATAACTTTTTTAAGAATTTCAATACCAACAGAATCTATATTAATTTACACAGCATTGATAAATGGTGGAGTATTAACTTCAAGAATGATATTACTTAATTCATTAATTGTTGATATTACAACACATGAAAATAGAGGAAAGTATTTTGGATATAATTTTGGACTTTTTATGGGAAGTGGATTAATAGGGAACTTGATAGGTGGGGCATTAGGTGAAATAGTCGGATTTAATGTGGCATTATTAATAACTGGGATTACACATTTGGCTTCTAATTTCTTTCTATTATTGGTTCACGAAAACAAACAGCATCACTCTCAAGTGTCAATTAAAGAAATTTTTAATCTCAAAGAATTTAATAAATTACAGGGCCATATAATAAAAATACATTTGATTAGAACGTTTTTAATAGGATTTGGAGCCGGGCTATTTGTTAATTTTGGAAATATTATTTTTAAAGATCTGTTTAATATGCAGCCAACTATTATAGGGGTAGCTCTAGCTATTGCTCAGTTTGGAGCTTCATTAGGTTCAATATTTTCATCGAAACTTTCAAAAAAGTTTGGAGCATATCAATTTACTTTTTTATTAAATATGCTTGTTATACCATTAATAATATCATTTGCTTATGTAAGGGATCCATATTTATTTACTGTTCTTTATGCTTTAAGGTTTTCTTTTATGAATATGACAAATCCGGTTTCTACAACTATTATAATGAGTTATATACCTCAGAATAAAATAACAACTATAAGCAGTATCAGGAATTTTCTTAATTTCATAGCTAGATCATTTGCTGCTCTAATATTTGGATATATAACCTCATTTTCCGGAGGGTATACATACTTGTTTTTAATTAGTGCATTATTTTATTTTATTTCATTGTTACTTTTAAGAAATTTATTTAAACCTATTTTAAAAGACGAAGTATTCCTAAAGTTATATGAAAAGCCAATAAAATAA
- the pgeF gene encoding peptidoglycan editing factor PgeF — MNLGNFVLKQKEDICYLTIPIFEKYRNLFHLFTTRKTGYNGKDLNLGINTPTSLEEVYKNYLKLCRILNINTKNIVLSDQVHEDNILIVNDSYKSRNFLFDKKVKNADGLITNKKNIFLFTLYADCTPIYFYDPINEVIGVSHSGWKGTIKEIGKKTILKMKSVFNSQPENILIALGPSIGPESFEVRKDVKTLFEKKFGKEVIKPKNEEKFLINIWKAIEISLIEVGIKKENILISNIDTYSNTDLFFSYRKEGNTGRMTTIMALIDT; from the coding sequence ATGAATTTAGGTAATTTTGTTTTAAAACAAAAAGAGGATATTTGTTATTTAACTATTCCTATATTTGAGAAATATAGGAATTTATTTCATTTATTCACTACGAGAAAAACTGGATATAATGGCAAAGATTTAAATCTTGGAATTAATACTCCCACATCTTTAGAAGAAGTATATAAAAATTATTTAAAATTATGTAGAATTCTAAATATAAATACAAAAAATATTGTTCTTTCAGATCAAGTTCATGAAGATAATATATTAATTGTTAATGACTCATATAAATCTAGAAATTTTTTATTTGACAAAAAGGTAAAAAATGCAGACGGCTTAATAACTAACAAAAAGAATATATTTTTATTTACATTATATGCTGATTGTACCCCAATATATTTTTATGACCCAATAAACGAGGTCATTGGGGTGTCGCACTCTGGATGGAAGGGTACAATTAAAGAAATTGGAAAAAAAACTATTCTAAAAATGAAAAGTGTCTTTAATTCTCAACCAGAAAACATTTTAATTGCCTTAGGTCCTTCTATTGGTCCCGAAAGTTTTGAAGTAAGAAAAGATGTTAAAACATTATTTGAAAAAAAATTCGGGAAAGAGGTTATCAAACCAAAAAATGAAGAAAAATTCCTTATTAATATTTGGAAAGCTATTGAAATTTCTCTAATAGAGGTTGGTATAAAAAAAGAAAATATATTAATATCAAATATAGATACTTATTCAAATACTGATCTGTTTTTTTCATATAGAAAAGAAGGAAATACAGGAAGAATGACGACCATTATGGCTCTTATTGACACTTAA
- a CDS encoding MATE family efflux transporter: MANNKNNNKVDIFNNSIIMSLFLLGWPMIISNLMQTMYNIVDAYFLGKLGKIEFSATTITWPIIFVFISFTIGFSNATVALVSQYTGAKNKKMSQKTAGQAYLISIILGIALALSGILSSSPIITSIAGENSKNVVPYAIKYFNVIMLGMPFAFLFNISGAILRGWGDSKFSMHMMFYSTIINTILDPIMIFGLGPIPKMGVVGAAWATTISRIFIGLVSSYLVFKGERGFKVHVHDLKYDPFLIRKILSIGFPGSMSFTITSIGFAVIMKFVSTFGPTVVSAYGIGNRIINLITMISFGISAAVTTMIGQFLGANDIKNAEKTVKIAFIINFSIISILSTLTFFFGGHLTKFFINDPEVINIGNIFFTYVSFSLPFFSSMSVFVNTLVGAGRTGQSMIINITRLWGIRIPLIAIMANNWGFMGIFYAMIISNILAMILAWAFVHFGNWKRTII, encoded by the coding sequence ATGGCCAACAATAAAAATAATAACAAAGTTGATATTTTTAATAATTCTATTATTATGTCTCTTTTTCTTTTAGGATGGCCTATGATTATTTCTAATTTAATGCAAACTATGTATAACATAGTTGATGCTTATTTCCTAGGAAAATTGGGGAAAATTGAATTTTCAGCTACTACAATTACATGGCCTATCATTTTTGTATTTATCTCTTTTACTATTGGGTTTTCTAATGCAACAGTTGCATTAGTTTCACAGTATACCGGTGCAAAAAATAAAAAAATGTCTCAAAAAACTGCAGGGCAAGCTTATTTGATTTCTATTATTTTAGGTATAGCTTTAGCACTATCCGGAATTTTGTCTTCATCTCCTATTATAACTTCTATAGCTGGTGAAAATAGTAAAAATGTCGTACCATATGCTATTAAATATTTTAATGTTATTATGTTAGGAATGCCTTTCGCTTTTTTATTTAATATATCTGGTGCAATTTTAAGAGGGTGGGGCGATTCGAAATTTTCAATGCATATGATGTTTTATTCCACAATAATAAATACAATTTTAGATCCTATTATGATATTTGGATTAGGACCAATTCCAAAAATGGGGGTTGTTGGTGCTGCATGGGCTACCACAATTTCACGTATTTTTATTGGCCTTGTATCTTCTTATTTGGTATTTAAAGGAGAAAGAGGTTTCAAAGTTCATGTTCACGATTTGAAATATGACCCTTTTTTAATAAGAAAAATATTATCTATTGGTTTTCCAGGGTCGATGAGTTTCACTATTACCTCTATAGGTTTTGCTGTTATTATGAAATTCGTTTCTACTTTTGGACCAACTGTTGTTAGTGCATATGGTATTGGAAATAGAATAATCAATTTAATTACTATGATATCTTTTGGTATTAGTGCTGCTGTTACAACTATGATTGGTCAATTTTTGGGTGCTAATGATATTAAAAACGCCGAAAAAACCGTTAAAATTGCTTTTATTATTAACTTTAGCATAATTTCTATTTTAAGCACCTTAACTTTTTTCTTTGGGGGACATTTAACTAAATTTTTCATAAATGATCCTGAAGTTATAAATATAGGAAATATTTTCTTTACCTATGTTTCTTTTTCTCTGCCCTTTTTCTCGTCTATGAGTGTATTTGTAAACACACTTGTCGGCGCAGGAAGAACAGGACAATCTATGATAATTAATATTACAAGATTATGGGGAATAAGAATACCATTAATCGCTATTATGGCAAATAATTGGGGATTCATGGGAATTTTTTACGCTATGATTATTAGCAATATTCTTGCGATGATACTTGCATGGGCATTTGTTCATTTTGGCAACTGGAAAAGAACTATAATATAG
- a CDS encoding HD domain-containing phosphohydrolase gives MIKKIMLLVVLLLVSIMFPIKIGIYYNPPKIIDGKTGIFPEILNYIFKKENIEYKYVFDTFSNLFKKLDNNEIDAIACVGYSIWREEKYEFNNEAFMSDWAVVYINKNSKITNIFDLKGKKIGVLKKDIYYEDDEYGIKKKLENFGIKAKFIEYYTYDAIFNALFKNEIDAGVVNRTYGLLNEQKYHLIPTDIVFSPIKVLMLLRKNYKEKDRIIKLIDSNLKNLKENRDSIYYEILNKYLYVEKIFKIPEWIKMSMYLVLFVLIVFIVDHYILVKLVEKRTKELRRMNILLSVKNDELKSLNEEIAAQNEELESLYINNEKLKDSLKLLIRLMSDIGKSEYISEEIYITKLIEAFRFINPYVEYIKFEKIDEKNVLLKIGELNDDLEIIKLDLDFDDELDYYIELGFRKEKTGSEYAYEILESFKTLAYAFYKIRNEAKIEEKFREDIIKSLVSFLELHDEYTKNHSQKVAELSKRIAEKMNLDKEMQKKIYLTALLHDIGKLIIPLDILNKKAKLSDEEYNQIKMHPIYGYNALVKIESLKEIAIGIRHHHERWDGKGYPDGLKEDEIPLVSQVIALADAWDAMNSKRAYRDVLKKEVAIEEIKKNLGKQFSPRIGKIFLKIIAEE, from the coding sequence TTGATAAAAAAAATAATGTTGTTAGTTGTTTTGTTATTAGTGTCAATAATGTTTCCAATAAAAATAGGAATATATTATAACCCGCCTAAAATAATAGATGGAAAGACAGGAATTTTTCCAGAAATATTAAATTACATATTTAAAAAAGAAAATATTGAATACAAATATGTTTTTGATACATTCTCTAACCTGTTTAAAAAGCTTGATAACAACGAAATTGATGCAATTGCATGTGTTGGATACTCTATTTGGAGAGAAGAAAAATATGAATTTAATAATGAAGCATTTATGTCGGATTGGGCTGTAGTTTATATTAATAAAAATAGTAAAATAACAAATATTTTCGATCTTAAAGGTAAAAAAATAGGTGTGTTAAAAAAAGATATATATTATGAAGATGATGAATATGGAATAAAAAAGAAATTGGAAAATTTTGGTATAAAAGCAAAATTTATAGAATATTATACATATGATGCAATTTTTAATGCCCTTTTTAAAAATGAAATAGATGCCGGTGTTGTAAATAGAACATATGGATTATTAAATGAACAAAAATACCATCTTATACCAACTGATATAGTTTTTTCTCCAATAAAAGTTTTAATGCTGCTTAGAAAAAATTATAAAGAAAAGGATAGAATAATAAAATTAATAGATTCTAATCTTAAAAATTTAAAAGAAAATAGAGATTCAATATATTATGAAATATTAAACAAATATTTATATGTGGAAAAAATTTTTAAAATTCCAGAATGGATAAAGATGTCTATGTATCTGGTATTATTTGTGTTAATAGTGTTTATTGTTGATCATTATATATTGGTAAAGTTAGTTGAAAAGAGGACAAAAGAATTAAGGAGAATGAACATACTTCTTAGTGTGAAAAATGATGAGTTAAAATCGTTAAATGAGGAGATTGCTGCCCAAAATGAAGAATTAGAAAGTTTATATATAAACAATGAGAAGTTAAAAGATTCTTTAAAATTATTAATAAGACTTATGTCTGATATTGGAAAGAGTGAATATATTTCAGAAGAAATATATATAACTAAATTAATAGAAGCTTTTAGATTTATTAACCCATATGTTGAATATATTAAATTCGAAAAAATAGATGAAAAAAATGTATTATTAAAAATTGGAGAATTAAATGATGATTTAGAAATAATAAAATTAGATTTAGATTTTGATGATGAGCTAGATTATTATATTGAACTAGGTTTTAGAAAAGAAAAAACTGGATCTGAGTATGCTTATGAAATTTTAGAATCATTTAAAACATTGGCTTATGCATTTTATAAAATAAGAAATGAAGCAAAAATAGAAGAGAAATTCAGAGAAGATATTATTAAATCATTAGTGTCTTTTTTAGAATTACATGATGAGTATACAAAAAATCATTCACAAAAAGTAGCGGAATTATCTAAAAGGATAGCAGAAAAAATGAATTTAGATAAAGAAATGCAAAAAAAGATATATTTAACAGCTTTATTACATGATATAGGAAAATTAATTATTCCTCTTGATATATTAAATAAGAAAGCTAAGTTGTCTGATGAGGAATATAATCAAATAAAAATGCATCCAATATATGGATATAACGCTCTAGTAAAGATTGAAAGTTTAAAAGAAATAGCTATCGGAATTCGTCATCATCATGAAAGGTGGGATGGGAAAGGATACCCAGATGGATTAAAAGAGGATGAAATTCCGCTTGTTTCACAAGTAATTGCTTTAGCGGATGCATGGGATGCTATGAATTCAAAAAGAGCATACAGAGATGTTTTAAAAAAAGAGGTGGCTATTGAAGAAATAAAAAAGAATTTAGGAAAGCAGTTTTCTCCAAGAATAGGAAAGATTTTTTTGAAAATTATAGCGGAGGAATAA